agggagggaggagttggtagatggatggatggatggatggatggatggatggatggatggattgttTACAGATTCTTCTCCTTGTGTCCCATGGTTGCAGCTCTGATGTCATGGTTCTTCCTCCTCCTGGACTCACTCAGAGCTCTGGATCTTACTGGGCAGCTCCATCAGGGCTGCAGGCATCCCCAAACCAGCATCCTCCAAACCAGGACccacctgcctccttcctgccccaaacTGAGCCTCCTCCTAATTGATTTTCCCATGGAGTTTAAGTCATCAACCTCACCCAGTGGCCAGAACTGGGGACCTCCGGGTCATTCTTGTCCCTCTTACTCCTGATCCCTGCAATTTAGCTGGACACACTTGATTTGGTTGTGAATGGTGTGGTCTGGCCTGAAGCCAAGGACTAAAAAGACAAAACTCCCGCCAGCGTTCATGAGGGTGGTGGGCGCGCCACCTGCTGGAAAGGAGTTGTCTTGAGTAAAGGCTTCCAAGGCACAAATTGatgaggtggagggatggggagagggatggcTGGATGTCTAGTTTGTTCGATGGGGGGATGGAGAAGTGGGTGAGGAAGTGGATGGTGGAGAAGTGGGTAGATGAgctgatggatggatagatgcgtagatgggtggtgggtggagggattGAGTGGGTAGGTGGACGGACGGATGCATACACACAAGGATGGATGGAcggtggatgagtggatggatgggtaaCAGAATGGATAAGTGGATAAATTGATGAGTACATAGGTggttggatagatggatagagggatggagagagatgagagagagagagatagatagatgatggatagatagatattagATAGATTCATAGGTATTCATATATGCACCCATTTACAGATCTACACATTTACATCCTCAAGCACTTTTCTTGTAGGAACAGATTAATGGAATCTCTGAATCTGGGTCAAAGGGAAAGATATCAATATAGAGGAGGAGGTGTGTAGCTTGGAGGGAAGTGTGCAATCTCGAGGGAAGCCAGAATTGGATTGGTTCCGCATTTAGACCGGTTGGCTGGCCCCCGTTCTTGTGGTGCCTCCTCGAATACCAGCATCTAGCAAGGGGCTGGGTACCGCTGTGTGTCGGCCCTCGtcagttaaatgaggtcatggcGGACTATGGTGAGCTTTTAACCCAACGTGACTGGTGTCCTAACGAGAAGGGGAGACatgagacagacacacacacgggGGGAAGGTGTTTGTGTGATGGCGGGCATTGGGGTCATGGGGCCACAAGCAAGGAACAGCAAGGATTTCGGGCCACCACCAGGAGCTGGGAGACAGGCTTGGAACAGAGAGTGGAGTTTTGCAAGCAACCAatcctgctgacatcttgatttcagaccttCTCCAGCACTAGAAAGGATACATTTTTGTTATTCCCGTCCTCCCCCTTACATACACCATATGTGATAGAAACGCGAtagacacattttaaaacatcCCACAGTTTCTGTTAAGTCTGGAGTCCAGGCATGAGTTAACTGCATCTCTACTCAGGGACTCACTAGGCTGAAAGCAGGTGTCGGCCACCAGTAAGGGGGAGGTGGGTCTCCTCTGAGACTTGGGGTGTCTTAGAAGGTAACTGGTTATTTGCAGAATTTAATTCTCTGAGGTTGAAGCAGTAAAAACCACTAATTCCTGCCAAGGGATCTTCTCCGAAAGGCAGTTTGCTTCTTTTTGCGGGCCACCAGGCTGTGTCTCTGCTGCCTCAAGTctcatgcccttcttaatgctgATGTCCACGCCTGATTAGGCCAGGCCCACCCAcggttcatttttccttttgattcGCTTAAATGAACAGATTAGGTACTTTGATTACAACTGCAGAATTCCTTCCCCTTTGCCACAGAATCCTGGGAGCAAATCCCATCATCCCCTCCCCCAGACTTCATTCACAGTCAATAAGAGTGATTTATACAGCCATGCCCAGGCCATACAAGGGCATAAGATTCGGGCTCTAGATATACCGGAgtttgttgtttttctatttctgagatGTATCCAGAAGAGGAATATCTTGCTCAAACACGTAAAAGGATTTTCCTTGAACGTTTTTCAAGTTGTTATGACTGCCTCTCAGAGGTGTGCAGATTCCGAAAGAGTATCTCATCCCTTAATTTGTGCTGCAAAATGCTTCAGAGAGCAGAGTGGAAAAACAGCTTCCAAATTTAACAGTTCCCCAGGGAAACGGCGCCATCGCCTTGCAAGCAGCCCTGGGGACAAGGTTTAACGAGAACCCCAAACAAGTCTCTGTTTCACAAAGCCGAAGTTAAATAAAGACGGCAGAGACGCCGGCCCAGGTTCAAAGAGTGGTCCCGTTCGTGGGGGACCCCAGACCCTCTGTTGCCTCCTTGTCAGGAGATCATGATCATATTTGCTTTCATGGGCGGTTTATTAACAGGACACCATGACTCACACACAACAGACCCCCAGATGCTCAGGAGCCCCACATGACACCTGGGTCCCATCACCCACTCCTGTCCCCTCTGAAGGTAACGTTTTGGCACCTTGTGTTGAACAACACAGATCTGTGTTCTCCTACCCTGGATTTTCACTTTGCAGACATGTGACATACtttcgtttcttttctttctttctttcgttttttaaggattttaactcttaaaaaaaaaagattttaaatctttaataaacgGAGCCTGACGGGGGCTGTGGGAGGGGAAACCCTCCATCCTATGACCCCTGAGATCGTGACACCAGCAGAAATCCACAGTCTGAGGCTTGactaacggagccacccaggcgcccccagaattatGACCTATTTGGGGCATGAGAAACACATGCCTTACGCAGCGTCTGCCATAACTTGGggtttaataaatggtgttgctGGCGTGTAATTAATGTCGTTATGGGATTATACGCAGGCACCGTAGTAGGCAAGAGCTATTGTTACATATTCACGTACAATGTATCTCCTGGGGCTCCTTAAATGTTACGTAATTTGAGATTAACGACCTGAAAAGAGGAGAGGCGGAATGGGCAAAGATTCTACGTATTTTGAGATTAATGGATACAGATGAAGATTAGAAGACAATGGTAAAGACGGAGACTGCCCCCCACTTTGCGTGTTGAGTAACCGTCCCCAGGCACGTGCGTCGTAAGTACAAGTGACCCGTGGTAACTGAGTGACTTACAGACCAGCGCTATGGTCGTGCTGTGTGCGCTGCGCGGTCCCGACAGCGATGCGACGTACGCGCAGGCTCCGCACCTGCCGGGCTTCCGGCCGGTGAGCGCATGCGCGCGCCCGCAGGTGAGGCCCGCGGTTAGACCCCCCGCGCGCGCAGGTGGCGCCTGaggggtggtgggggcggggcggactgGCGCACGCGCAGTGCAAAGCTTCAGCCgtcctccgcccccccccccgggcggAGTCCTCCCGGAAGTCCCGCCTAGAGGCGGAGCCAGAACTGGCAGACGAAACAGGGAGCCGCCGCGCGGCCGCTTCCGCGGGCCCAGGCGCCGGAAGCGGAAATGCGTCACAGGGGCGGGCGGCGGCGACGGCGGGTGGCGTCGGGGGCGCCTGCGGCGGACGGTGGCGGCGCCGGGCGGGGAGGCCGCGGCGGCCGGGGTCGTCGGGGGACGGCGGTGAGCTCGGGCCTGGGCGGCGGTGGCCGGGGGCGCAGGCGGAGCCCCGCGCCGGTGAGCGAGTCCCCGGGACCACGCCTTTccgcgggccgggccggggccgcGGGGGCCGGGCGCTGGGGGGGTCCCGAGGCTCCGGGGCTGCGGGGGCGGCGGAGGGTCGGGGTCTGAGGGCCGGGAGCCCCGGAGGTGCGGGGGCTGCGGGGGGCTGCGGGGGGTCGGGGGCTGCGAGGGCCGCGGCTCCGGGGGCGCAGGGGCCGGGTCTGTCCGGGCTGGGGTCGGGGTCTGTCCGCGCTGGGAGGGCCGGCGTCCCTGCAGACCGCGAGCTCTGGCGAGCGGGGGCACGACAGGGCTGCGGATGCCGCTGGGGGCCGGCGGCCAGGGACCGGGCTGAGCAGGCGGGGGCGGCAGCGAGCTGGGGTCCAGGAGGGCCAGGGCTCTCTGAGGGCCGGGGACCCCCGGGGCTGGCGGGCGCTGCTGCCTGCGGGGTCTTTGGACCAGTGCGCGGGGATGGCGGACTTGGAGCCGGAGATGGGGCGGCTGCGgtctgctgggggcgggggtcccAGGGGGCGGGGCACGGGGTGCTGGGGCTCTGGGCGCTGGGGCCTGTGCGGTCTCTGGGACGCGGCCCCGGGTAGGCGGCTGGGGGCCGGGGGCTCCTGCGGGCTCGGGTCCCTGACGGTGAGGGGCTGCAAGCACAGGGGCGTGGAGTGtccagggccaggtcctgggGGGCTGGGGACCGCAGGGATCCTGGGCGTGGAAGCAGAGGCCTTCCCGGGCAGAGggatctggggctcctgggggcacAGAGAGCACGAGAGACCCCGGGCGGTCGTGGGGGCTGCTGCGGGGTATGGAGGGTGAACGGGTGGGGGGCTGCGGCGGTCCCTGGGCTGGGGGAAGCTGACGGTGCCCAGGGCTGTGGAGAGCCCTGGCCTGTGGAGGCCAGACCCTGGGGCCAGGAGCAGCTGCCGGGGCTGGAGGTCATCGGGCCTGGGTACTCCGGGGTATGACGCCATGGGGACCTCGCTCGGGGTGGTCTTGGGTCACAAGTAGGCCCAGAGTCCCTCAGGCCCTTAAATTGGGCTCAGGGGATCTCCTGCCCCGCGCCACCGCCGTCTGGgggacccccacccctccacccactcGGCTGCGTCTTCTGCCCTGTAGCAGGCTCCTGTCTGGGGCCCCTCACCCGCAaccccagccaggtgccccttctgccccGCACTGGCCCCAGGTTGAGCCTCAGCCCTGATGGAAGGCtcccggcgggggcgggggtggcagcTGCCCGTGTTGTCTGGGCTCCTGCTGGAGCTGGGCTTTCCGGAACTGGCACTGGTCGGACCAGTAGGAGGTGCTGCCTCGGAGGACGCAGGGCAgggcgggggagggcggggagaggACGGAGGAGTCAGGGAAGGACAGGGGGACAGCAGGGGGAGGATGGGGGACGGCAGGGGGAGGACAGGTGCGCCCGGGAGCGAGCGCACAGGCCCTTTTCCGCTTGTTACTTTGTGGCAGACGCAGAGGCTACGTGAGCTGTTGAAGCAGACACTGTGGCCAGAAACTTCCTGTTTCCTCAGGGCCGCTGCCTCCGCAGACCCACCGGCGTGTGCAGACGCCGAGTTCCTTCCTGTCCCGAGTCCTCGCTcgccgtctctctctctcctgcaggGGAGTGGGAGCCGCCAGCTGCGCTCCCTCCGTGGCCCTGGGAGGGCTGCTGCCCGCACTGGGTGCCCCAAGCCTCGTCCTGGAAGTTTTCTCCAGCCCGggcttcttttctctctgattcaagagaaaaaacaaaacaaaaccaaaaaacccacagctgCACAGAACACGGGGTCGGGAAATGGTGGCATCTTGTGAGCTCGAGCCCCGCTCCTGCAGTGACGCGGACAGGCACCCTCGTCTCCCCGGCCCGCTGCCCTGACCACCCGTGTTTGTGTTCCAGGCCCAAGGTCCCGGCTATGGCCGCGGCGACCATCGTGCACGACACGTCTGAGGCGGTGGAGCTGTGCCCCCCGTACGGCCTGTACCTGAAGCCCATCACGAAGATGACCATCAGCGTGGCGCTGCCGCAGCTGAAGCAGCCGGGCAAGTCCATCTCCAACTGGGAGGTGATGGAGCGGCTGAAGGGCATGGTGCACAACCACCAGTTCTCCACGCTGCGCATCTCCAAGAGCACCATGGACTTCATCCGCTTCGAGGGCGAGGTGGAGAACAAGAGCCTGGTCAAGTCCTTCCTGGCCTGCCTGGACGGCAAGACCATCAAGCTCAGCGGCTTCTCCGACATCCTCAAGGTGCGCGCCGCCGAGTTCAAGATCGACTTCCCTACGCGCCACGACTGGGACTCCTTCTTCCGCGACGCCAAGGACATGAACGAGACGCTGCCCGGGGAGCGGCCCGACACCATCCACCTCGAGGGCCTGCCCTGCCGATGGTTCGCCCTCAAGGAGTCGGGCTCCGAGAAGCCCAGCGAGGAGGTGCTGGTCAAGGTGTTCGAGAAGTTCGGGGAGATCCGCAATGTGGACATCCCCATGCTGGACCCCTACCGGGAGGAGATGACCGGCCGCAACTTCCACACCTTCAGTTTCGGGGGACACTTGAACTTCGAGGCCTACGTGCAGTACCGCGAGTACGTGGGCTTCATCCAGGCCATGAGCGCTCTGCGTGGCATGAAGCTCATGTACAAGGGGGAGGACGGCAAGGCCGTGGCCTGCAACATCAAGGTGAGCCTGGCCCAGCGCCTGCCCTGGCCTGGGGCACCGTCGGGGGCAGGTCCCGTGGCTGGTTTGGGGGCCACGGGACCGCGGGCAGCCCTTGTTCGTGCAGTGCAGGCCCCGTGGTGGCCGGCCTGGTGGCATCAGTCTACAGGGACAGTGGGGTCCTGCTCGCGGGACGGAACACGCTCTCTTGAATAATGGGGACCTTCTTTCTAGACAGTCGGGGCAGGCAGTTGCCTCTGTGTCGCTGCGCGCTCCCCCCGGATCGTCCTGGAAGCTCCGTGTTGAGCCACCAAGTGGCACTGAGCGCTCCGACGCTTCCCAGGGGTCCAGTCCCCATGTCCCGGGTGCCCCCACCGTTGAGTGCGGGGTCTGTGGAACGCGGGCGTCCTGGGCCGTCCTGCAGCGCCTGCCGCGGGTCTGAAGCGTGCTCGCGGGTCACTGTGCTCTGTGCTGTTCGCCCCCGAAGGTCTCCTTTGACTCCACCAAGCACCTGAGCGACGCGTCCATTAAGAAGCGGCAGCTGGAGAGGCAGAAGCTGCAGGAgctggagcagcagagggaggagcagaagcgCCGCGAGAAGGAGGCGGAGGAGCGGCAGCGCGCGGAGGAGAGGTCGGTGTGCGCGCGCGGGCCCGGGCGTGCGTGCGTGCGTCTGAGTGCGCGCTTCTCTGTGCGCGCGTCTCCGTGCGCGTCCAGGACGTCTGTCTCCCAGTCCTGCTGTGCGTCCATGCGTCGCCGCCAGGGACCTGGGCCGCGCCGTCCCCGCACAGCGTCCCGTGTCTGCGCCACCGTGCACTCGGGGCGAAGCGCCGCTCGCAATGGGGACGGGACGCCTGGTGACCTCGGCCGCGTTCCAGGAGAAGCGGTTTCCGTGGTCAGGCTGTCGTCGCTGGGTTCTCCGGCCGGTCAGGCGTGGGGGGCGCACCCGGTCACCGTCGCTGTCCGTCCACGTTCCTGTGCTGTGGAAGGACTCTGAGCCGTGGCGCCCCTCGTTTCGGGGCATTTCTCCACCTTCCGCCAGCCCTCCTGCTCTTCACACATCTGTTCGCAGGTTTTGGGGTGTTTCCCTCGAGCGGTTTCCGTTCCGTGTGCTGCCGGCTGTCCGGGCAGGGCGCGTCTAATGGGGCCGCGTTCCCCGCCAGCGCTCTTGGGGTTTGCGTGTGCGTGGAGGGCTGTCTGCCTTCCCCTGCCGCCCGGGCGCCTTCACTCGGACCCCGTTGCGGAGGCGACTCGACGGATGTTTTGCTCCCGAGTCCAGCTGTGGGAACGTGGGTGCACACCACGTGCGTTACTCCTGCCCTGGCTCCGTGTCCTTTGCCAGGGAGAGGCGCCTTGCTGGCTCTGCAGGACGTGCAGGGCCGCTTGTGGGGTTGTGGCTGGGACCGGAGATTGAGCCGCAGAGTGCGGCCAACACCTGGGGCTCATGGTGCAGACGCTGCACCAGGCCGGTGGTGGGGGTCTTACCCTGAGCCCCGTCCCTGTGTCCGTGGGCTCCCGGGGCGGAGCGGGAAAGGCCGAGGCGGGAGGCTCCATCAGACCTCTGATGTGTGGCACGCACGGCAGCCAGCCCTTGTCCCCCAGCACGGACTGTGACCCCCACACCCgggcccctccccacacctgggcccctccccacacctctcaGGAGGCACCCGGGGTCTCACTAGAGCCGCCGTGTCCTGGACCTTTACcccaggaagaagcagggacTTGGCCCTGGAGGACAGGCTGCTCTGTCTGGGCTGGAGGCGTGAGGACAGACGGTGCcggctgaggggcagggagggcggCTCCGGGCCTCTGCTGAGGTCACCGAGTGCTCGTTAGAGGTGAggactgggaggggagggggccaggaTGGCCCCACGGAGCCCCCTGCTGCCGCCCTCCGGGGCTCTTTCCCAGCCTGAGTGTGCAGGCCAGCCTTGGGCAGCCTTGGCGCCCGTCCAGCCTTGGTCACTGGCGCGTGTTCACTTGGCCGCTTGCGAGTCTCAGACGGGTAGAGCGTGACGGGTGGCTGTCCCGCTCTGGCAGGCGGCCAGTCCCGGGCCTCCCGCTTGGCCTCTGCTCAGATATGTGCTCGCCGGCGGACGCCCCAGGCTACTTGGACCCGTGGGTCTCGGAGGTCTCCCTCCCTGCGTCCCGTCCCCCCAGAGCAGTTTTCCCCACTGTCCGGCGTCTCAGTTATTTGACCAACTTTGAATCCGCGTGCGGGTGAGGTTGCCGTGGAAACATACCCCACGGTTTGCAGACTTTCCCTGTAGGTCTCTGCGGCTCTCCTGGTTGCATTTTGATCCTCATTTTGgggacccctccccccgccggAAAGAAAAGATTTAATCCGTGGCGCTGGGCGTGGGTTTGGTTCGTGACAACCTGCCGTGTCCGGGTGGTATCTCTCAGCGACATGACTGTTTCCCTACCGGAGAGCGTGCTCTTAGGTACCCCCGGTTCGGGAGAGACACCGCCCGGCATGCTGTCTTCGGCCTCCGTCATTGTGGCCCTGTCCTTCCTGGAATGTCACACAGACGGGATCCCAGGGTACACGGTTTTCTGCGCTTAGTCCTTTCTTTAGCAAAATGCTTCCAGAACTCTCTATGGGACTGTGCATGCGTGCCTCCCGCTGTTTCCGTGCGCCCCACGGCCTGCGGAGCCCCAGCGGTGGGCTTTGTGCCCGTGGGAGCACCTGCCTGCAGGGCGTGTGCGCTGAGCCCTTCTGTCCTGAGCCGACGGCGGTATCTGAGCTGACGGCCGTGTGCAGGGAGTCTGCGGCGTGTGCCCCGCGGTGTCCGATGGGCTGGCGTGCTGCAGGCGCTGGACCGTGTCCTGACGGCCCTGTCCACCCCCTGCCCTTTCCCTGGGAATGGGCTTTGCCCCCGTGTCCGCTCATGTGCCGCCTCCCCTGTGTGGCAGGAGCACTGTGTATGGGGGCCCCAGGGGTCAGTCCTGTCTAGCCGTCCGGCTGGCGCTGTGTCAGGAGGTTCTCAGGCCGCCGGGGTCTCGTTGAAACCCAGAGTTTTTCTGTCCGACCCCCTTGTTTCCTTGTGGCTGCAGCCTGGTCGGCAGGACCGCCCCTCGGAAGGTTCTGAAAACCCGTGGTCTGCGTGCGTGTCCGCTCCTCCGGTTCCCGGGTTGAGCGGAGCCCGCGTGGGGGATACGGGTTAAAGCGTCCGCGCATGCCTGCGCTGGCACGTCCGCGCCGTCCCCTGGCGCGCAGCCCCCGCATGGCCGGTCCCGCGCGCCGCCGCGGCTGCTCCGTGCTCAGGGGAGCGGCCGGCTGTCCCCGCAGGAAGCAGAAGCAGCTGGAGGAGCTGGAGCGGGAGCGCAAGCGCGAGGAGAAGCTGCGCCGGCGGGAGCAGAAGCAGCGGGACCGCGAGCTGCGTCGCAGCCAGAAGAAGCTGGAGAAGCTGCAGGCGCAGGAGCAGAAGCAGCTGCAGGAGAAGATCCGGCTGGAGGAGCGCAAGCTGCTGCTGGCCCAGCGCAACCTGCAGTCCATCCGGCTCGTCGCTGAGCTGCTCAGCAGGGCCAAGGTGCGCGGCGCgcggggcgggcgcgggcgggcTTGTGGGGCAGCCTGGGCGCCGCATCCCTGACGGGGGCTGGCGTCACCGCCCCGTTCCCGCTGCCGCCAGGGTGACGTCGAGCGTCGGTACGGGCGGGGACCCTGTCTCCTCGGGGTCGGGGGCCTTCCTGCCTCGGCCCAGGTTCTAGAAGATTCCCGTCTGGCAGAGCTCGGAGAGCTTTGAGTCCGTGTGCCGTGCGTGCTCGTCTCTGGCACGTCCGGAGAGCCCtcggggagcaggggcagagggttcCGGTTTCCTCGTTGACCGAGGGGGCAGCCGAGGTCAGCGAGGGTCCCCGGCCCGGCGGCTCTCCTCCCGTTGCCGGTGCTCTGCTCGGGGCTGGCAGGCCGGCAGGCTTTCCTGCGACCCCGCAAGCCAGTGGCCCGGAGCGGCGGGAGGGCAAGGGCTGAGCCTGGGGACAGAGGGGCCCCGTGGGACTGTGGGGAGCTGAGGGCGCACGACGGAACCCGGGTGGGCTGTGTCCCTCCTCCGCAGCCCTGGACCGCGCAGGTCTCCATGGGTGCCCCATGGAAGAGGGCCTCAGAGCTGAGCGCCTGCTCGTTCCTCCTGCCCGCTCCACTCCTTCTGGAGGCCCAGCCGGTGACTCCTGCGAGCCGGGGGCCAGGGGCCACGCGGGGACCTCGCCCAGCGCTGCTTGCGCTCGGGCAGCCCTCGTGCCCCCGCGGAGTGCGGCGCGGGGCGACCCCGTAACCTGTTGTCTAATTACAGTTGTGATCAGTCCCCGGGAAGGAGACTGGCAGGCGCGCTGAGACGCGGCAGCTCAGCTCCTGTTTCATGGTGAATATTGAAGACGCGCACCCAGGCCGGGCCCCGCACCTCCCGCGGCGGCCGCGGCAGCGTGTGTCCATATCACCTCAGCTCCCCGTAGCTGGTGACCGCGTGCGACTTCCCAGCAGGCCCCATGTGCGCCTCGGAGGGGTCTGGCCCCACCCGAAATGCCTGCCCCCCTGGGCTGTGCCGTGTGGCTTCGCCACGGGGTTCCTTCTCGCTCGGACGCACGGCGGCCTGGGCGCTGTCGGGACGGGCGGGCCGCACGCCGGCCGGAGCGTCCAGCCGCTTCCCCCAGGCCTCGGGGCTCCTGCAAACCCAGCGCCTCCTCGGAgcgcggggtggggagggggcgtcCAGAGGTCCACGTGCCGCCTTCCCCTTTGTGCCGCAGGCCGTGAAGCTGCAGGAGCAGGAGCGGAAGGACGCGTCGCTCCGGCGGCAACAGCTGgaggagcggcggcggcggcaggagGCGGAGCTGCGGcgtgtggaggaggagaaggagcgcGCTCTGGGGCTGCAGCGCAGGGAGCGCGAGCTGCGGGAGCGGCTGCTGAGCATCCTGCTGACCAAGAAGGCGGACGACCCCCGCGCGCGCGACGAGCTCGCGCTCTCCCACGCGCAGCTGCTGCAGCCGGTGCTGGACATCCTGCACACCGTGTCGGCCGGCTGCGTGGGCGCTGCCGCCCTGCACCCGCTGGGGGGCCAGCCGCCCCTCGACACGCCGAAGGACACCCCGCCGCGGCCGGAGAGCGACGACACGCCCAGGAATGGGACCGGGAGCGTCCCCGAGGAGGCCCCGTGCAAGGGAGGCCCCGATTCTCGCCTCGCCGCCACCGGGGACGCCTCCCCGGACAAGCGGTGCCCCGGCGTCCTCGCCTGCATTCCCGACAATAACCAGCAGCCCAAGGGCCTGCCCGCCACCTGGGACCAGAACGCGCCCAAAAAGGACATCCGTTCAGAGCAAGACAAGTGCAACCGGGAGCCCAGCGGGAGTCGAGGCCGGGCCAGCGGGGGCCGCGTGGACGACGAGCGGCACAAGCGGGAGAGGAGCCGGCCGCGGCGGGCGGGCAGTCGGGAGGACGGGAGGCAGCCGCGGAAGGAGCGGCGGCAGCACAAGAAGCGCTCGCGCCAGGACGACAGCCCTCCGCGGCGGAGCGCCAGCCCCGCGCGCAGCCGGGCCCGCAGGTCGCACAGCAGAGAGCGGTCCAGCCGCCGGGAGAGGAGCCGAGACCGCAGGGGCGGCTCGGGCCGGAAGCGGAGCCGCCATCGCCGCAGTGAGCGGGACAGGTCGCGCTCCGGGTCCCCCGGCCGGCACCGCAGCACCTGGAACAGGTAATGCGCGGTGTTGCCCCGTGCGGCCGCCGGGCAAAGATCCGGACCGTGGGGCTTCCCGGTCCCCTTCCGCCCGGCCTCCGCGCAGCTCTGCGCCCAGGAGCCCGCCTCGCAGGAGGGCCGCGCGTCCTGCGTCTCCTCGTCAACACCCGCTGGTCCTCTTCCAGCGTGCCGTCCGTACTCGCTACCTTTAGTTTTCCTTCGAAACTGTTGATCCGATAGCTTTAACGTCACCGCTCTGTCTCCAGCAGGAGACGCGCCCTGGCCGGTAGCGGTGACTTGTGCGCTCAGGCCGAGCGGCCTTTCTGTCCCGTCCAGGGACAGCCCCGCGTGCACTGACTGCATGGGACGCACGTGCCCATCGTCTGGGGACAGACTGTCAAGGACGGACAGCCGGGGTCCCAGAGGGCCCTGAAAATTTGAAAAAGTCGCGCCCTggcgcttttgtttccttttccttttgtaattttaAGTGATTGGGAAGCGCGGTTGGCCGTTGAAGCCGGCCGTCTGGAGCCTGCCCTCCCGCGTGGCGCCGGGCGAGTCCTCGCGGTCAGCGCTCACCGGTGCGGCCTCTCCATCCGCCGGGCGTGGGGCGCGGTCCGGCTCGGTGTCCCGCCCCTTCGCTCCGGACGCATCCGCGCTGCAAACTGGTCGTGACGCATCAAGGAAGTTCGGTGCGGAGCTTTGGTTTCTAGTCGAGGTGAGCGCGTGTGGTTTTTTTAAGAAGCCG
This region of Meles meles chromosome X, mMelMel3.1 paternal haplotype, whole genome shotgun sequence genomic DNA includes:
- the LOC123934866 gene encoding A-kinase anchor protein 17A-like; this translates as MAAATIVHDTSEAVELCPPYGLYLKPITKMTISVALPQLKQPGKSISNWEVMERLKGMVHNHQFSTLRISKSTMDFIRFEGEVENKSLVKSFLACLDGKTIKLSGFSDILKVRAAEFKIDFPTRHDWDSFFRDAKDMNETLPGERPDTIHLEGLPCRWFALKESGSEKPSEEVLVKVFEKFGEIRNVDIPMLDPYREEMTGRNFHTFSFGGHLNFEAYVQYREYVGFIQAMSALRGMKLMYKGEDGKAVACNIKVSFDSTKHLSDASIKKRQLERQKLQELEQQREEQKRREKEAEERQRAEERKQKQLEELERERKREEKLRRREQKQRDRELRRSQKKLEKLQAQEQKQLQEKIRLEERKLLLAQRNLQSIRLVAELLSRAKAVKLQEQERKDASLRRQQLEERRRRQEAELRRVEEEKERALGLQRRERELRERLLSILLTKKADDPRARDELALSHAQLLQPVLDILHTVSAGCVGAAALHPLGGQPPLDTPKDTPPRPESDDTPRNGTGSVPEEAPCKGGPDSRLAATGDASPDKRCPGVLACIPDNNQQPKGLPATWDQNAPKKDIRSEQDKCNREPSGSRGRASGGRVDDERHKRERSRPRRAGSREDGRQPRKERRQHKKRSRQDDSPPRRSASPARSRARRSHSRERSSRRERSRDRRGGSGRKRSRHRRSERDRSRSGSPGRHRSTWNR